The genomic segment TCGTGCGGGCAGTTCAGATGCCCTGCACCATCGACTTTCTCCAGGCCAGCTCCTACGGGGACGCCAAGCAGTCCAGCGGCGAGGTCAAGCTCGTCAAGGACCTGCAATTCCCCATCAGCGGGCGGCACGTCGTGCTGGTCGAGGACATCGTGGACACGGGCATTACCATGAACTACCTGCTGCACTACCTCCAGGGACGCGGCCCGGCCAGCCTCAAGGTCGCCGCGCTGCTGAGCAAGCCCAGCCGCCGCCGGGTCGAAGTGCCCGTCGAGTACCTGGGCTTCACCATCCCCGACGCCTTCGTCTACGGCTACGGCCTCGACCGCTCGCAGTTCGACCGCAACCTCCCCTTTATCACCAGCCAGGCGTAACGCGTGCGCTGGGGATGGCCTGCGCTGCTGGTTGTCCTCGCGCTGCTGGCCGGGGTGGGCGTCTGGCAATCGCGCGAGAGCCGCTGGCGTGGGCCGCTGTACTGCATCGAGAAGCCGGGGCAGGTCTGGGGCGTCTCTCCCCTGCCCGCCGGAGCCACCCCCACCTGCCCCGAGAGCCGCTCCTACCGGGAGGAGGTGCGTTCGGGGTACGCGCGGGTCGAGCAGTACGTGCTGCCCGGCTGGCGTCCCCGCGTGCTGATCCCCGCGCTGGAGGCGGGCGGCTACGTCCCCCAGGGCGGACCGGAGGGCCTCTACCGGGACGACGACGAGTTCGCCGCGCTGCTGAACCGGGGCACCGAGCAGCTTCAGTACGTGGCCGAGCGCCTGCCCGGCCCGCAGACGCGCGTCACGCTGAGCGGGCGCTGAGGCTCAGGTTTCCCGCTCGTCGCGCACGAGGGCCACGTAGAGCGCCTCCGCCTTCGCCCGCGCCCACGGCGTGCGGCGCAGGAATTTCAGGCTGGACGGCACCGATGGGTCGTTCTGGAAGCAGCGGACGGGCACCCGGCGGGCCAGTTCCGCCCAGCCGTAGTGCCCGGCGAGGCGTTCCACAATCTCCTTGAGGGTGACGCCGTGGAGGGGATCGGGCGAGGGACGGGTCATCCGGCCATGTTGGCACGAGGAGCGGGACCCGGTGCCCTGCCCCCTGACCGAGTGCCTGTGCCAACATGCGCGGGTGAATCCCCTGCTCCTGCGCTCCATGATCGTGACGGGCGGCCTGATCGCGGCCCTCAACGTGCTGTTCGCCGGATTCGAGCACGGCTTCGGCAACCTGCCGCTGTGGTTCTGGCTCTCGCAACTGCTGCTGCTTCCGGCCATGCTGCTGCCCGCCCGCCTCTTCCCGGTCGCGGCGACCACCCGGCCCTTTCTGCGCCGGGCATCCATCTACGCGCTGGGGTGGCTGGCCCCCTACGGCGTGTTCAAGGTGACGGGCGACGCGCTGCGGCCCGACTTCAGCCTCGACGCGTCGTTAATCGGTCTGATCGTGCTGTGCTGGATTTTTGGGCTGGTGTTCGCCACCCTTCGCAAGCCGATCTGAGGCTTCAAGCACAGGGCCGCCCGCAGCGATGTGGGCGGCCCTCCTCTCTAGCTGGCTCAGACGACGATGCGCCGGAAGGCCCCGTCCTCGCCCACCACGGGCAGCTGGCCGTACATCAGTTCCTGCTCGACGACGCGGGCGATGTCCTCACCGAGCTGCTGGGCGTCACGCTCCTCGGTTTCCAGCGGCTGGGCGATCACATCGAAGCCGCGCAGGGCGTTCACGTCCTGGTGGCGCACCTCGACGCGCAACTCGTCCCCGGCGACCTGCGGGGTGATCTGGATGCCCTCGGGGTGCTCGTAGGTGAAGGCGGTGCGGAAGGCGGCGAGGGCTTCTTCGAGGTTCACGGGGGCAGTCATGCGGGCAGTCTGCCGCGCTCCTACCTGCTCCGACTGCTGTTCGCAACACACCCCTATGGGCGGGTGAAGGGCGGGTAAAGGCCCGGCGCCTATACTCGGCCCCACATGACCACAACCCAGCCTCCCGCGCCGCCCGTGCGCCCGCCCGCCGCGACCCCCGTGAGTCCGTGGGCGCTGTCGGCCTTCTGGTTCGGAACGGCCTTTCACTGGCTGCTGCTGCTGCTGATCCTGATGCCCGCCGACGTGGTGCGCTTCGTGGGAGAGGAGCAAAAAGGCAGCTACCTGGGGGCGCTGGTGGCGGTGGGCGCCGTGATCGGGCTGGTGCTGCCCCCCATCGTGGGGGCGCGGAGTGACCGCTCGGGGCGGCGGCTGCCCTATATCCGGCTGGGATTGGCGGTCAATCTGGCGGGACTGGCCGTGATGGGCTTTGCGGCCACGGCACTCACGGGGGTGGGGGGCTTCTGGGTGTACGTGGCAGGCTTCCTGCTGGTGCAGTTCGGCAACAACTACGCCACCGCCCCCTACAGCGCCCTGATTCCGCAGCTCGTCGCCGTGCGTGAGCGTGGGCGCTACAGCGGCGTGATGGCGATGCTGCAGGCCTTCGGGCAACTGCTGGGGGCGGTCGCCGCCTTCGGGCTGGGGGCGCTGGGGCTGCCGTCGTGGGTGTCCTTCGCGCTGATCGCCCTGCTGCTGCTCGGCCCGGCGCTCGTCACCCTGCGGGGCGTGCCCGCCGAGCTGGACCGGGTGGAGGGGGCGGAACAGGCCCCCAGGTTGAGCTGGGCGCAGGTGTTCGCCTACGCGCCCTTCCTGTGGGTGTTCGTGACGCGGGTGCTGTTCGCGCTGGGGCAGTACAGCGTGCAGCCCTTCCTGCAGTACTACAACGCCGACGTGCTACGGCAGACGGACGCGGGCACGAGCACCTCCATCATGCTGGCGTGCATCATCGTGGGGAGCATCGCTTCGGCGCTTGTCGGCGGGCGGCTGAGCGACCGGGTGGGCCGCAAACCCGTGATCTACGTGGCGGGCGGGCTGATGGCGGGGGCGGCGCTGCTGCTGCTCGTCGCGCCGGGCTTCCCGGCGGCGCTGGCCCTCGCGCTGGTCTTCGGGCTGGGCTTCGGGGCCTTTACCAGCGTGGACTGGGCGCTGGGCAGCGACGCGATGCCGAGCGCGGGGAGCTACGCCCGCGACATGGGCATCTGGCACGTGGCTTTTGTCGCCCCGCAACTGTCCAGCGCTCCGCAGGGCGCCCTGCTGGACTGGGGCAACGCGCAGGGGGGCAACCTGGGCTACACGCTGGTCTTCGGCCTCGCGGCGCTGTTCTTCGTGGCGGGCGTGGTCTTGGTGCGGAACGTGCCCGACCGGGTGCATGAGAGGGCGGCCTGAACCCAACCTTGAGACGGTGCGGCTCCCCCTACAAAGGGGGGAGGGCCATGTGGCAAGGTGCCCCCATGAACCAGAACAACGAGCACCCCACCCGCGAGGAGACGATCAAGGCGATGGCCGCCGTCATGAAGGGCGTTAAGTTCGCCATGCTGACGGTCGAGACTGAAGACGGCCACCTGCAGGCCCACCCCATGACCACCCAGCAGACCGAGTTCGACGGCGACGTGTGGTTTATCGGGGGCAAGGACACCAAGCAGGTCCAGAGCATGATGGTCCGCCCCAACGTGAACGTCAGCTATGCCGACCACAGCGGCGGCAACTACGTCAGCATCAGCGGGCAGGCGGAACTGGTGGAGAACCGCGCCAAGCTCGAAGAGCTGTGGAGCGACTTCTACAAGGCGTACTTCCCCGGCGGCATCGACGACCCCAGCGTGCAGCTCATCAAGATCGAGGCGCAGGGCGGCGAGTACTGGGGCAGCGACGGCAAGCTCAAGAACATGCTCCAGATGGCCCGCGCCGCCGTGACCGGCAAGCCCGCGACCGACCTGGGCACCAACGAGACCGTCGAGTTCTGAGTCCGGGGTCAAGCACAAGAAGAGAGGCGAGGGATGTCCCCGCCTCTTTCTCTTGGTCGCTCCTCAGTCCAGCTTGAGGTCGAAGGTCGGCACGGCGGGTTTGGGGTCTTCGGCAGGCTTGGCCGGGGTTGCGCCGTCCAGCACGAGATCGTCAGCGGCAGCGGTCACGGCCTCCACGGCCGTCTCCTCTGCCACCTCGTCCGGCCCGATGACGATGGTCTGGGCGGGTGGTTCAATGTCCAACTCCTCCGCAGGTACGTCTGTGGCAACTGGTCCGTCCTCGGAGATTTGCGGCGCGTCCTGAGCCTCGGTGCCCAGCGGAGCGGAGGGCGTCGCTGGGTCCTCCACCACGTCCGGCCCGAGTTCGATGGGCTGGGAGGGTGCCTCGATGGTCAGGGGTTCGGCGACCGGCGCCTCCGCATCGGGGGAAGCCGCCTGGGCCGAGGCCACGTCGTCGGCGGTGGTCTCCGGGGATTCCCCACTGGCATCGGCAACCTGGGGAGCGCGGGCGTGGGCGTGGAAGGTCAGGGACGGGGCAGGCTGGACTGTGACCTGCATGGCTGGGGCCGTTTCGGCGCGGGGAGCCGCCGCAGGAGTGGCTGGAACGCCCTGGGCCGCGCGGCGGGCGGCGATCAGGATCGCGTCGACCTCGTCGGCACTCAGCAGGCCCTTGGCTTGCAGGGTGCTCAGAATCGCCAGCGAGAGCTTGCGGACGTATTCCACCTCGGTGGCGGAGGGGGCGGGCGGAGTGGGTTGCGCGTCGGGCCGCGTCATGGGGGCACCCTAGCGCGTCCGGGTGGACTGTGGCGAGGGGCCGGGCAGACTGTGGGGTCGGCGTCAGCCGGAGGGGGACAGGCTGATCTAGAGTGAGCGGGCATCCGCAGGCGACATGGACACGGCCGCGAGTCAGCTTCTCTGGGCGGTGGTATCGTGTGGCCTGTCTGCAACGGCGAGGCGCGGTTTCTCCCCCTGGGGAGGGCCGGAGCACGGTCCGCCGGGCACGCCGCGGCCCCCGCCCTGCCGCAGGGAGCGCAGGGAAGGCACCAAGGAAGAGGAGGACTGAGGGAATGTACCGAGGAAGAGAAGGGCAGTGGGCGTGGCTGCTTCACCGCCTGTCGGGGCTGGCGATTCTGGCTTACTTCCTGCTGCACGTGGTCAGCATCAGCCTGATCATGTTCGGCGAGGACGTGTATATGGCAGTTCACGAGGCGTATGACCTGTGGCCCTTTCGGGTGGGTCTGATCCTGGTGACGGCGGGAGTGGTTTACCACGCCCTGAACGGCCTGCGCATCATGGTGATGGACTTTACCGGCCGGGGCGTGGCCTACCAGCGCCAGATGTGGTACGGCGTGATGGCCCTGACCCTGCTGGCGACGGCCTACACCACCTGGGTGAATATTCCGCGCATCCTGGGGGGCTACTGATGATTCGCGCACGCACCTTCACCGATGCCCGGCAGCAGTCGCACTCCAACGCCGAGTTGAACTGGTGGATCTTCATGCGCATCAGCGGCCTGATCCTGGTCTTTCTGGTGCTGGGGCATATCTACATGACCTTTATCCAGGTCAGCGAGTCCGACGCCACCTACACGGCGGTGGTCGCCAAGCTCCAGAACCCGGCCTGGAAGTTCTATAACTGGACCATCCTGGCGCTCTCCATGCTGCACGGGGTCAACGGGGCGCGGTATTCCATCGAGGATTACGTGCGCTCGCGGCCCAACCGGGCGTGGGTCAAGACCATTTTCTACACGATCTGCGCGGTGATCTTTACCCTGGGCACCGTCGGACTGTTCTCGATCTAGGGCTTAGAGCATTTGTCCAAATTACGCCGTGAGTGGAACGGCACACCTCACGGCTCCACTTTCCCAAATGCTCGCTTGAACTCTCTCGCTCCGCTCGGTCAAAAAGAAGGTCTCTTTTTGACAAGTGCTTTAAAGGACGGACTATGCACCATCGTTTCGACGTACTGGTGGTGGGGGCGGGCGGCGCAGGACTGATGGCCGCCCTCTACGCCGCCAAGGGAGGCGCCTCGGTCGCCTGCATCACCAAGCTGTACCCGACCCGCTCGCACACCGGGGCCGCGCAGGGGGGCATCGGCGCGGCGCTGGGCAACGTGCAGGAAGACCACTGGGAATGGCACATGTTCGACACCATCAAGGGTGGCGACTATCTGACCGACCAGGACGCCGCCGAGGTGTTCGCCAAGGACATCATCGACGCGGTGTACGAACTCGAGCACATGGGCCTGCCCTTCTCGCGCACGCCCGAGGGCAAGATCGCCCAGCGCAAGTTCGGCGGCCACACCCGCGACTTCGGCAAGGCGGCGGTCGAGCGCTCCTGTTACGCGCAGGACCGCACCGGGCACATGATCCTCCAGACGCTGTTTCAGCAGAACGTCAAGGAGGGCACCACCTTCTACAACGAGTTCCACGTCACCGACCTGATCATCGAGGAGGGGCGCTGCCGGGGCGTCGTGGCCTACCACTACGCGACCGGGGAGATCCACACCTTCCACGCGAAGGCGGTCGTGCTCGCGGCGGGCGGCTACGGGCGCATCTTCAAGATCACGTCCAATGCGCTGACGCTGACGGGCGACCTGATGAGCATCTACTACCGCAAGGGCCTGCCGCTGGAGGACATGGAGTTCTACCAGTTCCACCCCACCGGCCTCGCCAAGCTGGGCATTCTGGTCACGGAGGGCATTCGAGGCGAGGGCGGCATCCTGCGCAACGCGGACGGCGAGCGCTTCATGGAACGCTACGCGCCCACCATCAAGGACCTCGCGCCGCGCGACATCGTCTCGCGCTCGATCATCACCGAGATCCGCGAGGGCCGGGGCGTCGGTGCCGACAAGGACGCCGTCCACATCGACCTGACGCACCTCCCGCGCGAGGTGATCGAGGGCAAGCTCGCGGAGATCACCGACCTCGCCCGCACCTACCTGGGGCAGGACCCGGTCAAGGACCTCGTGGCGATTCAGCCCACGGCGCACTACGCGATGGGCGGCATCCCGACCGACATCAACGGGCTGTGCCTCAGTGACGGCGCGGGCGGCAGCATCGAGGGGCTGTACGCGGCGGGCGAGCAGGCCTGCGTCAGCTTGCACGGGGCCAACCGCCTGGGCACCAACTCGCTCGGGGACCTGATCGTGTTCGGCCGCCGTGCCGGGACCGCCGCCGCGCAGTACGCCCGGCAGGTCGAGTACGCGGAGATGCCCGCGAACGTCGAGCGCGAGAGCGTGGCGGTGCTCGAGGACCTGCGGGCCGCGAGCGGCAAGGAGAACGCCGCCGTCATTCGCCGCGAGCTGCAAGAGTCGATGATGAACAACGTCGGCATCTTCCGCAACGGGCCGGACATGGCGCGGCAGGTCGAGATCATCAAGGACCTCAAGGACCGCTACCGCCACGTGAGCGTGTCGGACCCCGGCCGCCGGTACAACAGTGAGCTGATCGAGGCGATGGAACTCGGCTTTATGCTCGACTGCGCCGAGGCCATGACCGCCAGTGCGCTGAACCGCACCGAGTCGCGCGGCGCCCACGACCGCGAGGACTACCGCGAGCGCGACGACGCCAACTGGCTCAAGCACACCATGGCCTACAAGAACCTGAACAAGCCCGGCGACGTGGTGATCGGCTACAAGGACGTGGCCCTCAAGGGGTACACCCACGCCTTCGAGCCGAAAGCCCGCGTGTACTAAGTGGGGCGGGGAAGGGGCCTCCCGGTCTCCCCTCCTCCCCACCCCAGAGGAACCGACATGGCAGAACAGCACATCACCAAAAACACGTCCACCACGCCCCCCATGCGCGTGAATGTCAAGATTCTGCGCTTCAACCCCGAGACCGACAAAAAGCCCCACTGGGAGACCTACCCGGTGGAGGCGCAGCCCAGCGACCGCGTGCTGGACGTGCTGAACTACATCAAGTGGTATGTCGAGCCGACGCTGACCTTCCGGCGCTCGTGCGGGCACGGCATCTGCGGCAGTGACGCGATGATGATCGCGGGCCGCAACCGCCTGGCGTGCAAGGCGCTGCTGCGCGACGTGGTCAAGGACGGCGGCACCCTGACCGTCGAGCCGATCCGGGGCCTGAAGGTCGAGAAGGACCTGCTGGTCGACATGGACCCCTTCTTCGACTCGTACCGGGCGATCATGCCCTACTTCATCAACGAGTCGCCGCCTCCAGCCGGGGAGCGTATCCAATCGCCCGAGCAGGCCGACCGGATGCAGCACTCCAGCAACTGCATCCTCTGCGCGTGCTGCACCACCTCCTGCCCGATCTTCTGGGTGAACGGCTCGTACCTCGGCCCGGCGGCCATCGTGCAGGCGCACCGCTTCATCTTCGACAGCCGCGACGAGGCCACCAACCAGCGCCTGAACATCATGAACCAGAACACGGGCGTCTGGCGCTGCCGCACCGCCTACAACTGCACCGAGGCGTGCCCCCGCGACATCCCGATCACCACCATCATCGAGGAGGTCAAGCGGGCGGTGATGTACCAGCAGTCGTAAAGCCCCACACGCGAGAAGCAGAGGCCACCAGACCTCTGCTTCTTTTTTTGCTCCTCGACGCTCAGAACTGCATGACGTACCGCACCCCGGCCTCGTCCCGGCACTCGCCGAAGCCGCGCCCCGCGTCGTCCACGGTGAGGGTGCAGGCCAGGGTACGAGGCGCCGGGCCAGCGGTGCGGGCGATCAGGCTGCCCGCGCGGAGGGTGCCCTGGGGCTGCGGGGCGGGGCCGAGGCGGGCGCCCCAACCGAAGGTGGAGCCGCCCGTCCCCGCCGTGCCACCCACCGCCACGCTGAGGGTGAGGGGCGCGGGCGCTCCGGCAACGGTACCGTCCAGCACCGTCACGCGGCCCGTGTAGGTTTGCCCGCCGATGCTGAGGGTCACGTTGTCCGGCCCCGCTGTGGGCAGGCTGGGGCGCAGGCTGCCCGCCGCGAACGTCACGGTGCCCTCCTGCCCGGTGGCGGCATTGACAACCCGGCCCGGCGCCGCCGCCGTGAACGTGGGGGCACACGAGGCCAGCAGCGCGGCGAGGGCCACGGCAGCAAACTGTTTCATGGCCCCAGCGTAGTCGGGCGCGGCGGGGCTTTGGTGACCGCCGCCACACCCAGCTCACCGTTCTGCGAAGTCGTGGACGAAGCGGACCTGCGCCTCCGTTTCAATGGCCCCCTTGCGGGCCTCGCGCACGCGGAGGATGGCCTGCTCGGGCGGCATCCCCGCGCGGACGAGCAGGCAGGCAGCGACCAGCCCCGCCCTGCCCAATCCCCCCCGGCAATGCAGGACGACCGCGCGGCCGTCGAGCAGGTGGTCCATCAGCTCATCCAGAAAGGAGCCGAATGTATCGAGGTCGCGCGGCACGTCCACGTCGCGGATCGGGCAGCCCACCAGCGTCAGCCCGCGCCCCGCGACCCGCTCGTGGTAGTCGGGGATGCCCAGCAGCTCGAACTCGTGGTCTTCCAGCAGGGGCGCGATGACGCTCACGCCCTCCTGCGCGAGGCGGGTCAAGTCGGCGTCCAGGTCGCGCTCGTGGGTCACGCCGGGCTGGTACAGGCTCTCACCCTTCTTGCCGGGAGCGATGGTCAGGCCAAGGCGACCCGGCCACAGGCCCGTGTCTACCCAGTCCACCCGCAGTGGGGAGGTGGTGCTGGTCATGCCCCGGCCTCTTCCCGGAGCCAGCGGGCTGCGTCGAGCGCGTGATAGGTGATGATCGCGTCGGCCCCGGCGCGGCGCATCCCGGTCAGGGTTTCGAGCACGGTGCGGCGCTCGTCCATGTACCCGGCCTGGGCCGCCGCCTTGATCAGCGAATACTCGCCGCTGACGTTGTAGGCGACCAGGGGCAGGTCAAAGTTCTCGCGCAGCGCCCGCAGCATGTCGAGGTAGGCCAGCGCGGGCTTGACCATCAGGAAGTCGGCGCCCTGTTCGGCGTCCAGCCGGGCTTCCCGCAGGGCCTCGCGCTCGCTGCCCGCCGGGTCCATCTGGTAGGAGGCGCGGTTGCCCACACTGGGGGCGCTCCCCGCCGCGTCGCGGAAGGGACCGTAGTAGGCGCTGGCGTACTTCACCGCGTAGGCCATGACAGGCACGTGGTCAAAGCCCGCCGCGTCCAGCGCCGCCCGAATCGCGCCGACCTGTCCGTCCATCATCGCGCTGGGAGCCACGACATCGGCCCCAGCGCGGGCCTGTGAGACGGCGGTGCGGGCGAGGAGTTCCAGCGCGGCGTCGTTGTCCACCGTCCAGTCGCCCTCCCCCGTCTGGCACAGCGGCCCGCAGTGGCCGTGGTCGGTGTACTCACACAGGCAGGTGTCGGTGACCACGGTCACGCCCGGCACCCCCGCCTTGATCGCCGCCGCCGCCCGCTGAATCACGCCGCCCTCGGCGTAGGCCCCGCTGCCCTGGGGGTCTTTCTGGGAGGGGATGCCGAAGAGGATCACGCTGAGGATGCCCAGTTCCAGCGCCTCCTGCGCCTGGGCGACCGCCCCCGCGACCGAGTGGCGGCTCACGCCCGGCATGGTGGCGATGGGGGTCTCGCCGTCTTCCTCGTGGACGAAGATGGGGTGGATGAAATGGCGGGCCGAGAGGCTCACCTCGCGGGTCAGGGCACGCAGGCCAGCGCTGCGGCGCAGGCGACGGGGACGCTCCAGCATGGGAGGCAGGCTAGCGCAGCGGGGGCCGCAGGAATGGAAGGCAGGCGCCGCCGGTCAGACGACGAAGGCCCGCACCCCCCGCCCCAGGCATGCCCGCAGCAGATTCTGCCGGGTCCGGGCGACGACCTCCGGGTCGGGGTGGGCGACCGCGATGACCACGCGGGAGCGGCCCGCCGCGTCCTGACCGCGTTCCAGGCTCAGACGGGCACCGCCCGGCACGTCTAGCAGGGCGGCGAGGGTCGCCTCGTCGGGCGGCTGCGGCAGGGTGACGTACTCTCGGCCCTCTCCCCCACCCGTCATCCGGCGTGGCCGAGGCGGTCGGCGGCCTCCCGCGCGGCTTCCTCGCCCCAGACGTGGGCGGCCACGGCAAGGGCGGCGTGGAGGGCAGGCAGGCCGGAGGGGGTCGTCGTGAGGAGGCCGTCGGTCACGACCTCGCCGGGGCGTACATCGGCGGGCGCGTAGCCCCAGAGCGTGTCCGCGAGGTCGGCGGGGCCACCCACCACCCGGCCCGCCAGGGTGCCCGCCATGCCGGGAAGCAGGAGACCGCCCCCGCTCGCGCCCGTGGGCAGCGCCGCGTGCCTGGCGAGAAACTCGCGCAGCAGGGGGTCGCGGGCCGCCTTCGCCGCGCCGGGGCCGCCGGGAATCAGGAGGGCGGCGGGTTCGGGCAGCGCGGCGTACAGGACATGCGGCGTGCTCACCAGCCCCCCGGCGGTCACGATGCTCGCCCGCGAGCGGCTCACCGTGCGGGCCCGGCCCTCGCCCCCGCACAGGCGGCAGACGGCGACCATGATGCCGAGTTCCAGCTCACTGACCCCGGCGTAGACGGGGATGGCGACGACGGGGCCTTCGGGCGCCGTTCCCTCCGGAGCAGGAACCTCGGTCATGGCCGCAGCCGCTCCACCCGGTAGCCTCGGCGGGCGTGGGGCGGGCCGACCTCGCCCTGTGCCAGCAGCCGGTCGGCGGCTTCGGCGGACAGGCGCTCCACCCGCAGCAGGTAGCCGCGCAGCGTCTCGGGGGCGTCGAAACGGCGGGGGTGGGGGTCGCCCTCCACCCGGAGGTCGAGCCAGTCGGGACCGTGGGGCTCGGCGGTCATAGCTCGCGCAGGTCCTCCCACAGTTGCCAGCCCACGCCGGGCGGGGTCGCGTCCAGCAGCGGGTTCAGGGCGTGGCTGGCGGCCTCGGCGTGGGCGTGCAGGGCGTCCGAGCCCGGTTTCTCGTCGTACAGGCGCAGCACGGTGAACTGGTAGAAGGTCTGGGTGGCAGTCGGCTCGCCGTTCTCGAAAAAGGCGAAGGGCGGCTGCACCGCGTCCCACAGCACGTGCGCGTCGTCGAGGTCGTGGGTCAGGAACTGTTCGAGGTCCACGTCCAGGCTCTCGGGGTGCCACAGGTAGCCTTGCAGCAGGCGCACGGCGGCGCGGCCGTTCCCGGCCGAGGCACTGGACTCTTCGGGAGAGGTCATCAGGGGGCAGCATACCCGCTGGCCCCGGCCGCCATTCCCGCAGCGGGGTTCTGCTTTGTTAATGGGAGAGACTCCTCTTCCTGCCCATCACGGCCGCCCTCGTGATTTTGCCCGTCCGTCTGGGACAGAGCGACCTCTACACTTTCCCGCCCCCCGTCTGTACCGGAGCTGTCTCCAGCAGCACCAGCGCGTCGCGCACCCGCCACGGCCCCGGCTCCCAGCCGGGATGCAGCGCCCGCAAGACGGCCTCCGGGTGGGGGTGCTGCCCCTCCAGCGCCCGCCCCGCCTCACGCCACACGCCGGGGCAAAAGGGGGCCAGGGCGGGGTCAGCGGCGAGTGCCCCGCGCAGCCAGCGCAGGGTGGGGAGGCCGTCCCGGATGGTCGCTCGGGCCTCCAGCGCCAGCAGGCCCGCCGTCAGGCCGGGGTCGGCGTCGGGGGGGCCGGGGGGGCCGGGCAGCCCGGTCTGAACACGGCGCAGCAGCGCGTGGGCGCGGTTGATATGCCCCAGCGCTTCTTCCTCGCGGCCCGCCCGCAGCAGCGCCTCGGCGTGGAGGGCGTGGGCCTGTGCCCCCGCGTAGGGGTGGTCGGTCAGGTCCAGCGCCCGCCCGGTGAATTCCAGCGCCCGCCGGGGGTCGGGGTCGGCCAGAGCGCGGCTGAGCCACTGGTCAAAGCGCAGCACCTCCTCCCGGTCGCCGGAGGCAGCGGGGGCCGCGAGGAGATGGTCGAGCAGGGCACGGGCGTGGGCGAGGTCGGGGTGGTCGGTGGCTGGCCCGGCGAAGGGCTGGAGGTAGGGCAGTCCCACCCCCCGTGTCAGGTAGGCCAGCGCGACCCGGTAGTCGGTGCGGCGGGTGCGGTAGGCGGCCTCCGGGCGGCGCGGGCCGGGGCGGGCGAGCAGGCGACGGGCGGCGGCCGCGAGGGCGAGCGCCTCGTCCGGACGGGCCAAGGCGAGCAGCAGCGGCACCCCCTCGCTGAGTAGCCGGGCGCGGGGCACAGCGTCGCCGTCCCAGGACCCGTCAGGGAGCAGGGCCAGCGCCGAGCGCCAGCGCTCCAGGCCCTCGGCGGGGCGGCCCAACCTCCGCAGGGCGGTCGCCGCGCGGGCCAGGGCGCGGGCCTGCTCCTCGGCGCTCCCACCCGCCGCTTCCAGCCGCCCGGCCGCCTCGGTCAGGGCCTCCAGCGCCCCGTGGGGCTGGCCCAGGCGCAGCCGCAGG from the Deinococcus sp. NW-56 genome contains:
- the hemB gene encoding porphobilinogen synthase, giving the protein MLERPRRLRRSAGLRALTREVSLSARHFIHPIFVHEEDGETPIATMPGVSRHSVAGAVAQAQEALELGILSVILFGIPSQKDPQGSGAYAEGGVIQRAAAAIKAGVPGVTVVTDTCLCEYTDHGHCGPLCQTGEGDWTVDNDAALELLARTAVSQARAGADVVAPSAMMDGQVGAIRAALDAAGFDHVPVMAYAVKYASAYYGPFRDAAGSAPSVGNRASYQMDPAGSEREALREARLDAEQGADFLMVKPALAYLDMLRALRENFDLPLVAYNVSGEYSLIKAAAQAGYMDERRTVLETLTGMRRAGADAIITYHALDAARWLREEAGA
- a CDS encoding transcriptional regulator — encoded protein: MTEVPAPEGTAPEGPVVAIPVYAGVSELELGIMVAVCRLCGGEGRARTVSRSRASIVTAGGLVSTPHVLYAALPEPAALLIPGGPGAAKAARDPLLREFLARHAALPTGASGGGLLLPGMAGTLAGRVVGGPADLADTLWGYAPADVRPGEVVTDGLLTTTPSGLPALHAALAVAAHVWGEEAAREAADRLGHAG
- a CDS encoding DUF3208 domain-containing protein — translated: MTSPEESSASAGNGRAAVRLLQGYLWHPESLDVDLEQFLTHDLDDAHVLWDAVQPPFAFFENGEPTATQTFYQFTVLRLYDEKPGSDALHAHAEAASHALNPLLDATPPGVGWQLWEDLREL